The DNA sequence CTGCGCTAGCACCCAGGGGGTTTCCTCGGGAATGGGGCCGTCGTCGAAGGTGAGGTAGAGGCGCGGCCGGCCGCTGGGGCCCGCGGCGGGGCCGCGCCACTCGGCCCCCGGTAGCAGGCGGTGCAGCAGCTGGGGCGGGCGCGTGAGCAGGGCCGCTTCCAACCAGCTCATCAGCGGGCCCAGCATCAGCGGGCGATGCGCATGTAGGGCACGCCGGCACCGGGTAGCGGGCCCAGCACCTGGGCCAGGGCCTTCAGAAAATTGGCCGCCGTGTCGGGCCGGCCGGCGGCGGGGCCCCGGCCGAGCTGGCGGTAGTGCTCGCCGCGCCACTCGCCCACCGCGGTGGGCGTGCCGGCCTCGTCGGAGCTGCGGCCCAGGGTGGCTTCGAGCAGGAAGTAGCGCGGGCGCGGGGCATCGGCGGCGGCGGCATCGGCCGGGCCGGGGGCCCCAAGGCCGACGGCGGGCGCGTCGTCTGCCGCCTCGTCGTTGTCATCCTCTTGGTCTTCGTCGTCCGCTTCGTCTTCGTCGGGATAATCTTCTTCCTCAGGCTCGTACACCAGGGCCCCGAAGTGGGCTTCGGTGCTAGCTTGGGGAGCGGGCAGGTGCAGCAGGGCCACGGCGCGGCCGGCCACCTCGTGCCAGGTCAGGCGCAGGCCACGGGATGGCACGTGCTCGGCGGGCGGGAGGCCTTCGGCGGCCTTTTCCCACATGTAAAGCAGCAGCTCGCGGGCCAGGGCGGGGTCGGCCAGCTCGCGGCGCACGGCGGCGGGGCGGCGGCCGGCCAGCTGGGGCACGAGCACGTGGGCAAAAGTATAAGGATGCGGACGGGCCATAAGTGGGGCAAAAGTAGGCCGCCCGGGTTTAGTTGGCGGTTGTTAGTTGTCGGTTATTCGTCGCCCGTGGCTTGTTATCCATCACCTAAACGGAGCAGGGGCCCCAAACTTGCCGCAGCGGCGCTACGGTTTCTTCGGCAGCAGAGCGCGGATTTCGGCCAGCTGCACCACGCCGGTGGCCAGCAGGATGGGGCCGAACAGGGCCCCCATCAGGCCTGCCTCCAGCCACCAGGGCAAGGCCAGGCCGGCGCGCGCGGCCCACCACGCCCCGCACAGCAGCCCGAAGGCCAGCAGCAGGCGTGCCAGCAGGGCCCACGGCAGGGCCACGCCGGTGCGCCGCGCCACCAGCACCAGGTAGGCCCCCGACACGGCCACGGCGCACACGAGCGTATTCAGGGCCGCGGCCACGGCCCCGAAGCGGGGCAGCAGCACGATGTTCAGCACCACGTTCAGGGCGAGGCTGGCGGCCACGGCGCGGCTCACGGCGCCCTCGTGGGTAGTGCTGGTGAGCAGGGTGCTGTAGATGGCGAAAAAAGCGTGCACCAGCACGTTGAGGAACAGAATGCGCAGGCAGAGCGCCATCTTGGCCAGCTCGTCGGGGCGGCTATGGTGGAACTGCCAGAACAGCACTTCGCCCCGAAACAGCCCGAACGCCACCGCGAACAGCAGCGGCGCGGCCACCACCCGCTGCCCAAACCAGAGCAGCTTGCGCTGGGCCTCGGCGTCGTGTGGGGTACTGGCAAACTTAGCAAAAAACAGCGGCAGCACCGTCCAGGCGTACATCATTACGGCATCGGCCCAGCGGTAGGCCCCCGCGTAGTAGCCGGCCTCGGCGGGCGAGTGCAGGCGTTCGAGCATCACCATGTCCACGCGCTCGTTCACGCCGTAGAGCACCGCCATCAGGGCAAAGGGCAGGCTGGCGCGCAGGGCCTGGCGCGCCCGAGGCCCCTCCCAGCGGTAGCGCACGCGGCCAAACAGGCGCGTCA is a window from the Hymenobacter nivis genome containing:
- a CDS encoding oligosaccharide flippase family protein, producing the protein MLNLAIKPGWIVVENLVQDRLGHAAFGLVAALSALAIAVAALADLGLTPYVVQRLAAAPEFLAQEFPVLLPLRGGLGLAGLAVLLPVGWVLGYRGPQLGLLAGVAAALLLTQYGQFLRGPVQARQHFNTDAVLSVLEKALLLAAILALLPGGLTLGSYVGARLGAAAFTAVLFYGLMTRLFGRVRYRWEGPRARQALRASLPFALMAVLYGVNERVDMVMLERLHSPAEAGYYAGAYRWADAVMMYAWTVLPLFFAKFASTPHDAEAQRKLLWFGQRVVAAPLLFAVAFGLFRGEVLFWQFHHSRPDELAKMALCLRILFLNVLVHAFFAIYSTLLTSTTHEGAVSRAVAASLALNVVLNIVLLPRFGAVAAALNTLVCAVAVSGAYLVLVARRTGVALPWALLARLLLAFGLLCGAWWAARAGLALPWWLEAGLMGALFGPILLATGVVQLAEIRALLPKKP